A stretch of the Thermoanaerobaculia bacterium genome encodes the following:
- a CDS encoding thiolase family protein, with the protein MSQSRGEVVILSASRTPIGSFLGSLSPLSAPQLGSAAIRAALSAAGVAPADVETVIFGNVLQAGIGQAPARQAALGAGLPDSVPCVTLHKVCGSGMRAVMDAANGILAGEYELAVAGGMESMSNAPYLLPKARTGYRMGPGELIDSMVHDGLWDPYKNVHMGSCAEMCVEKYAFTREELDAFALESYRRAQDANNSGKFDAEIAKVEVPQRKGDPKVVARDEEPFAAPLDKMPSLKPAFKKDGAVTAANSSKINDGAAALVVCSAEKARALGKTPIARIVDYAGTAQAPEWFTTAPIAAMKKLWGKSGLGKDDIDLFEINEAFAAVALAAIRDLALDPAKVNVRGGAVALGHPIGASGARILTTLVHALRQEKKKRGMAAICIGGGEATAMIVES; encoded by the coding sequence GTGTCGCAATCACGAGGTGAAGTCGTCATTCTCTCGGCGTCCCGCACGCCGATCGGTTCGTTCCTCGGATCGCTCTCGCCGCTCTCGGCCCCGCAGCTCGGATCGGCGGCGATCCGAGCCGCTCTTTCGGCCGCGGGCGTCGCGCCGGCGGACGTCGAAACCGTCATCTTCGGAAACGTTCTCCAGGCCGGCATCGGGCAGGCGCCCGCCCGCCAGGCGGCTCTCGGAGCGGGGCTCCCCGATTCGGTTCCGTGCGTCACGCTCCACAAGGTCTGCGGATCGGGGATGCGCGCGGTGATGGACGCCGCCAACGGAATTCTCGCGGGCGAGTACGAGCTCGCCGTCGCCGGCGGGATGGAGTCGATGTCGAACGCGCCGTATCTCCTCCCCAAGGCGCGGACCGGCTACCGCATGGGCCCGGGCGAGCTCATCGACTCGATGGTCCACGACGGCTTGTGGGACCCCTACAAGAACGTCCACATGGGGAGCTGCGCGGAGATGTGCGTCGAGAAATACGCCTTCACCCGCGAGGAGCTCGACGCGTTCGCGCTCGAGTCGTACCGCCGCGCCCAGGACGCCAACAACAGCGGGAAGTTCGACGCGGAGATCGCGAAGGTCGAGGTCCCGCAGCGAAAGGGGGATCCGAAGGTCGTCGCCCGCGACGAGGAGCCCTTCGCCGCGCCGCTCGACAAGATGCCTTCACTCAAGCCCGCGTTCAAGAAGGACGGCGCCGTGACGGCGGCGAACTCGTCGAAGATCAACGACGGCGCGGCCGCCCTCGTCGTGTGCTCGGCCGAAAAGGCGCGCGCGCTCGGAAAGACGCCGATCGCGCGGATCGTGGATTACGCCGGGACGGCGCAGGCGCCGGAATGGTTCACGACCGCTCCGATCGCCGCCATGAAGAAGCTCTGGGGCAAGAGCGGGCTCGGGAAGGACGACATCGATCTCTTCGAGATCAACGAGGCCTTCGCGGCGGTCGCCCTGGCGGCGATCCGGGACCTCGCTCTCGATCCCGCGAAGGTGAACGTGCGCGGCGGCGCCGTGGCGCTCGGCCACCCGATCGGGGCGTCCGGCGCGCGGATCCTGACGACGCTCGTCCACGCGCTCCGGCAGGAGAAGAAGAAGCGCGGCATGGCGGCGATCTGCATCGGCGGCGGCGAGGCGACCGCCATGATCGTGGAGTCATAA